Proteins encoded in a region of the Nitrospirota bacterium genome:
- the rpsJ gene encoding 30S ribosomal protein S10, whose protein sequence is MTQKIRIRLKGYDHRLLDQSAVEIMDTAKRTGARVSGPIPLPTRINRWTVLRSPHVDKKSREQFEIRTHKRLMDILDPTPQTVDALMKLDLAAGVDVEIKL, encoded by the coding sequence GTGACACAGAAAATCAGGATACGCTTAAAAGGTTATGACCACAGACTGCTCGACCAGTCCGCGGTGGAAATTATGGATACGGCGAAAAGAACCGGTGCCAGGGTATCGGGGCCGATTCCCCTGCCTACGAGGATCAACCGGTGGACCGTGCTCCGCTCCCCCCATGTGGACAAAAAATCCCGGGAGCAGTTCGAGATCAGGACGCACAAGCGGCTGATGGATATTCTGGACCCCACGCCGCAGACCGTTGACGCTCTGATGAAGCTCGATCTTGCGGCCGGTGTCGACGTGGAGATCAAGCTGTAG
- the rplC gene encoding 50S ribosomal protein L3 yields the protein MSKGIIGKKIGMSQQFSGGELIPVTVIQAGPCTVVQKKTAEHDGYEAVQLAFQEEKKKGRVTKAIEGHFKKANVQPHRFLREFRTGEFEQGQVITVDIFKKGERVAVSGVSKGKGFAGVMKRHKFAGGPGGHGSMFNRRPGSIGASAYPSRVWPGKKLPGHMGADNVTIKNIEVVDVRPDQNLLFVRGAVPGGENGMIVIYKAD from the coding sequence ATGAGTAAGGGAATTATCGGAAAGAAAATCGGCATGAGCCAGCAGTTCAGCGGTGGTGAGCTCATCCCGGTCACGGTGATCCAGGCCGGCCCGTGTACGGTAGTCCAGAAAAAGACTGCCGAGCACGATGGCTATGAGGCGGTTCAGCTCGCTTTCCAGGAGGAAAAGAAAAAGGGCCGCGTGACGAAGGCGATCGAGGGGCACTTCAAGAAAGCGAATGTTCAGCCACACCGCTTCCTCCGCGAGTTCCGGACCGGTGAGTTCGAACAGGGGCAGGTGATCACTGTCGATATCTTTAAAAAAGGCGAACGCGTCGCGGTCAGCGGAGTCAGCAAGGGCAAGGGGTTCGCGGGCGTCATGAAGCGACATAAGTTTGCCGGTGGTCCGGGCGGGCATGGTTCCATGTTCAACCGGCGCCCGGGTTCCATCGGTGCCAGTGCGTACCCCTCCCGTGTGTGGCCGGGTAAAAAGCTGCCCGGACATATGGGCGCGGACAACGTGACGATCAAGAATATCGAGGTCGTCGACGTGAGGCCTGACCAGAATCTCTTGTTCGTCCGCGGGGCCGTGCCCGGCGGTGAGAACGGGATGATCGTGATTTATAAAGCAGACTAA
- the rplD gene encoding 50S ribosomal protein L4, translating into MPSVVMVDQNNKKVKDVELSGLFTTEVRPHLMHAAVVNQLANRRAGTASTKNKALVSGGGKKPFKQKGTGRARAGSNRSPLWRHGGTVFGPMPRNYSYAMPKKAKRAALVDALSAKVLENRLVLLESLNVAEPKTKLLSTMLETLGVQENAVFLIKDENKNLSLAARNIPSVKVLRLENINVYDLLKYRYLITTQDALNTIEEVFGK; encoded by the coding sequence ATGCCGTCAGTGGTAATGGTGGACCAGAACAATAAAAAAGTGAAGGATGTGGAACTTTCCGGGCTGTTCACAACGGAGGTTCGTCCTCACCTCATGCACGCTGCCGTCGTGAATCAGCTTGCGAACAGACGGGCGGGCACAGCATCAACGAAGAATAAAGCACTGGTAAGCGGCGGCGGAAAGAAGCCCTTTAAGCAGAAGGGTACCGGCAGGGCCCGCGCGGGAAGCAACCGCTCTCCCCTGTGGAGGCATGGCGGCACCGTGTTCGGTCCGATGCCGAGGAATTATTCCTACGCCATGCCCAAGAAGGCAAAGCGGGCGGCTCTCGTGGACGCCCTCAGTGCAAAAGTTTTGGAAAACAGACTGGTCCTCCTTGAAAGCCTGAACGTTGCAGAACCCAAGACCAAGCTTTTATCGACGATGCTCGAGACGCTCGGCGTGCAGGAGAATGCGGTATTCCTGATCAAGGATGAAAACAAGAATCTCTCTCTGGCGGCACGCAACATCCCCTCGGTCAAGGTGCTGCGCCTTGAAAACATCAACGTGTACGACCTTCTCAAGTACCGATACCTCATCACCACGCAGGACGCGCTGAACACAATCGAGGAGGTGTTCGGGAAATGA
- a CDS encoding 50S ribosomal protein L23 — protein sequence MDQYDVIRVPRITEKGARLKEKNNVLTFEVRTDANKVQVRKAIEGIFKVKVADVTTVKSAGKKKRMGQRVGRRSDWKKAYVTLKPGEKIDIFEGA from the coding sequence ATCGACCAGTACGATGTGATCCGCGTACCGCGGATAACTGAAAAGGGCGCACGGCTCAAGGAAAAAAACAACGTCCTCACCTTTGAGGTCAGGACCGATGCGAACAAGGTTCAAGTCCGGAAGGCGATTGAAGGAATCTTCAAGGTGAAGGTTGCCGATGTGACCACGGTGAAGAGCGCGGGGAAAAAGAAGCGCATGGGCCAGCGGGTTGGCCGCAGGTCCGACTGGAAGAAGGCGTATGTCACGCTCAAGCCGGGTGAAAAGATTGATATATTCGAGGGTGCTTAA
- the rplB gene encoding 50S ribosomal protein L2 produces MPVKTYNPTSAGRRFQTTSTFEEVTRSKPEKSLVVKVSQSGGRNNRGKITVRYRGGWHKKKYRIVDFRRDKTGVPATVAHVEYDPNRSARIALLHYADGEKRYIIAPLGLKVGDVVVSGPEADIKPGNALPMSSIPVGTVLHNVELKKGAGGQLARSAGSSVQLLAREGEYATLRLNSGEVRMVRSECMATIGQVGNLDHENVTIGKAGRARWMGMRPRVRGVAMNPVDHPLGGGEGKSSGGRPGCSPWGLPDGKKTRHNKVTNKYIISRRTKSR; encoded by the coding sequence ATGCCGGTAAAGACTTATAATCCCACGTCAGCGGGAAGACGTTTCCAGACCACGTCGACATTCGAAGAAGTGACGCGGAGCAAACCAGAGAAATCGCTCGTGGTCAAGGTCAGCCAGAGCGGCGGCAGGAACAATCGCGGCAAAATCACCGTCCGATACCGGGGCGGCTGGCACAAGAAGAAATACCGGATTGTCGACTTCAGGCGCGACAAGACGGGGGTTCCTGCGACCGTTGCTCACGTCGAGTATGATCCGAACCGTTCAGCGAGGATTGCGCTCCTTCATTATGCGGACGGGGAAAAACGCTATATCATCGCTCCCCTCGGATTGAAGGTGGGCGATGTGGTGGTATCTGGTCCGGAAGCAGACATCAAGCCCGGCAACGCGCTTCCCATGAGTTCCATCCCGGTTGGTACGGTCCTGCACAATGTTGAGCTGAAGAAGGGCGCCGGCGGACAGTTAGCGCGGAGCGCGGGCTCATCGGTTCAGCTTCTTGCACGCGAGGGCGAATACGCGACGCTCCGGCTCAATTCCGGAGAGGTCCGCATGGTCCGCTCTGAATGCATGGCGACCATTGGCCAGGTGGGCAACCTGGACCATGAGAACGTCACCATCGGCAAGGCCGGCAGGGCCCGCTGGATGGGAATGCGGCCGAGAGTCCGCGGAGTAGCCATGAACCCGGTTGATCATCCCCTTGGAGGCGGCGAAGGCAAGTCATCGGGTGGAAGACCCGGATGCTCTCCCTGGGGCCTCCCCGACGGGAAAAAAACGAGGCACAACAAGGTCACCAACAAATATATCATATCCAGAAGGACCAAGAGCAGGTAA
- the rpsS gene encoding 30S ribosomal protein S19 → MPRSVKKGPFIDESLMKKVEAMNNAGEKKITKTWSRRSTITPEFVGHTLAVHNGRKFIPVYISENMVGHKLGEFSPTRTFKAHGGSKAAEKASAPK, encoded by the coding sequence GTGCCGAGATCGGTCAAGAAGGGCCCTTTTATCGATGAAAGCCTCATGAAGAAAGTTGAGGCCATGAACAACGCCGGAGAAAAGAAGATCACGAAGACCTGGTCACGCCGGTCGACGATCACACCCGAGTTCGTGGGTCATACTCTTGCAGTGCATAACGGCAGGAAATTCATCCCGGTGTATATTTCCGAGAACATGGTCGGCCATAAGTTGGGAGAGTTCTCTCCGACCCGGACATTCAAGGCGCACGGCGGTTCCAAGGCAGCGGAAAAGGCGAGCGCGCCAAAGTAA
- the rplV gene encoding 50S ribosomal protein L22: MEATATVRHIRITPRKARQVIDLIRGKRVGDAISILNFTPLHAARIVKKLLDSAVANAEQKKVGDLDSLKVSQAYVNQGVTMKRMRARAMGRGNVIRKRTSHITLVLSA, from the coding sequence ATGGAAGCAACGGCCACAGTAAGACACATACGCATAACGCCTCGCAAAGCGCGGCAGGTCATAGATCTCATCCGGGGTAAGCGCGTGGGTGATGCCATCAGCATTCTGAACTTCACGCCGCTCCATGCTGCGCGGATCGTCAAAAAGCTCCTTGACTCGGCGGTCGCCAACGCAGAACAGAAGAAGGTCGGAGACCTCGATTCCCTGAAGGTCTCCCAGGCATACGTGAACCAGGGCGTGACGATGAAGCGCATGCGCGCCCGCGCCATGGGCCGCGGCAATGTGATCAGGAAGCGTACCAGCCATATCACGCTGGTTCTTTCAGCGTAG
- the rpsC gene encoding 30S ribosomal protein S3 gives MGQKVHPIGLRLGIIKTWDSRWFSEKNYAALLHEDIKIRKIVKERLMHAGVSKVEIERAGQKAKINIHTARPGIIIGKKGAEVDKLKKDLEAMTGKQMYINIQEIRRPELDAQLVAENIALQLERRIAFRRAMKKAVTSALRLGALGIKITCAGRLAGAEIARTEWYREGRVPLHTLRADIQYGFFEAKTTMGQIGVKVLIYRGDILQPAAATA, from the coding sequence ATGGGACAGAAGGTACACCCTATCGGGCTGAGGCTCGGCATCATAAAGACATGGGACTCTCGCTGGTTCTCTGAGAAGAACTACGCGGCGCTCCTGCACGAGGACATCAAGATCCGCAAGATCGTGAAAGAGCGACTGATGCATGCCGGTGTTTCCAAGGTCGAGATCGAGCGGGCCGGACAGAAGGCCAAGATCAATATTCATACTGCCCGCCCGGGGATCATCATCGGCAAAAAGGGAGCCGAGGTAGACAAGCTGAAGAAAGACCTCGAGGCCATGACCGGGAAACAGATGTATATCAACATTCAGGAGATCCGGAGACCGGAGCTCGATGCCCAGCTCGTGGCTGAGAATATCGCGCTGCAGCTGGAACGCCGTATCGCCTTCCGGCGGGCCATGAAAAAGGCCGTCACGTCGGCCCTGCGGCTCGGCGCCCTCGGCATCAAGATTACCTGCGCCGGACGGCTTGCGGGGGCTGAGATTGCCCGGACCGAATGGTACCGCGAGGGCCGTGTTCCGCTCCATACGCTGCGCGCCGACATCCAATACGGCTTTTTTGAAGCGAAGACCACCATGGGACAGATTGGCGTGAAGGTCCTGATCTACCGGGGCGATATCCTTCAGCCCGCTGCTGCGACGGCGTAA
- the rplP gene encoding 50S ribosomal protein L16, whose translation MLAPKRVKHRKMHKGRMTGTAYRGAEVSYGEYGLKVTEPGWITSRQIEAARIAMTRYVKRGGKIWIRIFPDKPITKKPAETRMGKGKGAPEYWVAVVKPGRVLYEMGGVDESVAKEAFRLAAYKLPIATKFVSREAEL comes from the coding sequence ATGCTGGCACCGAAACGAGTAAAACACAGGAAGATGCACAAGGGCAGGATGACGGGAACCGCGTACCGGGGGGCCGAGGTCAGTTATGGCGAGTACGGCCTCAAGGTAACGGAGCCGGGCTGGATCACGAGCCGGCAGATAGAAGCCGCACGTATCGCGATGACCCGGTATGTGAAGCGCGGGGGGAAGATCTGGATACGGATCTTCCCGGACAAGCCGATAACGAAGAAACCGGCTGAAACGCGCATGGGAAAGGGCAAGGGAGCACCTGAGTACTGGGTGGCAGTGGTAAAGCCGGGACGGGTCCTGTATGAGATGGGCGGCGTGGACGAGTCAGTGGCCAAAGAGGCGTTTCGGCTGGCGGCCTACAAACTTCCCATCGCCACCAAGTTCGTCTCCCGGGAGGCTGAACTATGA
- the rpmC gene encoding 50S ribosomal protein L29, whose product MKTSVKDLRDLSSDELLTKAADLKKELFNLRVQQVMGQIENPMRLRTLRKDIAKTKTVLKEKYGRV is encoded by the coding sequence ATGAAGACGAGTGTGAAAGATCTGCGGGATTTGTCCAGCGACGAGCTTCTGACCAAGGCGGCTGACCTGAAGAAGGAGCTGTTCAATCTGAGAGTTCAGCAGGTAATGGGACAGATAGAGAACCCGATGCGTCTGAGAACGTTGCGCAAGGATATCGCGAAAACAAAAACGGTCCTAAAGGAAAAGTATGGGCGAGTCTAA
- the rpsQ gene encoding 30S ribosomal protein S17, translated as MGESNEVKKRKTYIGQVISDKMDKTVVLAVTRRIAHAKYSKTIKRTTKFKVHDEKNECKVGDVVRFIETRPLSKEKRWKVLEIVEKATQ; from the coding sequence ATGGGCGAGTCTAACGAGGTTAAAAAGAGAAAGACGTATATCGGCCAGGTCATCAGCGACAAAATGGACAAGACGGTGGTTCTTGCGGTAACGCGGCGCATTGCGCATGCGAAATACAGCAAGACCATCAAACGGACCACGAAATTCAAGGTCCATGACGAGAAGAACGAGTGCAAGGTTGGCGATGTCGTGAGATTCATCGAGACGCGGCCCCTGTCCAAGGAAAAGCGCTGGAAGGTACTCGAAATCGTCGAGAAGGCAACTCAGTAA
- the rplN gene encoding 50S ribosomal protein L14 has product MIQQQTVLDVADNSGAKKVMCIKVLGGTRKRYATLGDVIVVAIKMAIPEGQVKKGTVAKAVVVRTTKEVRRQDGSYIKFDRNAAVLINNANEPIGTRIFGPVARELRKKNFMKIISLAPEVL; this is encoded by the coding sequence ATGATTCAGCAGCAAACGGTACTGGATGTCGCCGATAATTCCGGCGCTAAAAAAGTAATGTGCATCAAGGTCCTCGGCGGGACCCGCAAGCGGTACGCCACGCTCGGCGACGTGATCGTCGTGGCGATCAAGATGGCGATACCGGAAGGGCAGGTAAAAAAGGGTACCGTGGCGAAGGCGGTCGTCGTCCGCACAACCAAGGAAGTCCGCCGCCAGGACGGATCGTATATCAAGTTCGACAGGAACGCTGCGGTGCTGATCAACAATGCGAACGAGCCGATCGGCACTCGTATCTTCGGGCCTGTCGCGAGAGAGCTGCGCAAGAAAAATTTCATGAAGATCATTTCGCTGGCACCGGAAGTATTGTAG
- the rplX gene encoding 50S ribosomal protein L24 yields the protein MQIRKNDNVVVTAGKEKGKKGRVIAVYPRTNRLLIEKLNMIKRHTRPNQQLRQGGIVERESPIAAANVRLICSKCDKPTTISRQAQGDGPRVRVCRECNATLD from the coding sequence ATGCAGATACGAAAAAATGACAACGTAGTGGTTACCGCCGGCAAGGAGAAGGGCAAGAAGGGCAGGGTTATTGCGGTCTACCCCCGCACGAACAGGCTGCTGATTGAAAAGCTGAACATGATCAAGCGGCACACGCGGCCTAATCAGCAGCTCCGGCAGGGCGGGATTGTCGAAAGGGAAAGCCCCATTGCCGCAGCCAATGTGAGGCTCATTTGTTCGAAGTGCGACAAACCCACGACGATTTCCCGCCAGGCCCAGGGTGATGGCCCGCGGGTCCGTGTCTGCAGGGAATGTAACGCGACCCTCGATTAG
- the rplE gene encoding 50S ribosomal protein L5 translates to MPTPRLKQRYHDVVIPALMKEFSYTNPMQAPKLVKVVLNVGMGEAISNAKALEFAADELGRITGQKPVITRAKKSIATFKLREGMPIGCTVTLRRERMYEFLDRFISAALPRIRDFKGVPSKSFDGRGNYTMGIREQVIFPEIEIDKVDSIHGMDIVIVTTAKTDEEGRALLGHLGMPYRK, encoded by the coding sequence GTGCCGACGCCCCGGCTGAAGCAGCGGTATCACGACGTCGTGATACCGGCACTGATGAAGGAGTTCAGCTATACGAACCCCATGCAGGCGCCCAAGCTGGTCAAGGTCGTGCTGAACGTCGGGATGGGCGAGGCGATCAGCAATGCCAAGGCCCTTGAGTTTGCTGCCGATGAGCTTGGCAGGATAACGGGGCAAAAACCCGTGATCACGCGGGCCAAGAAATCGATTGCAACGTTCAAGCTGAGAGAAGGCATGCCGATCGGATGTACGGTCACGCTGAGACGGGAACGGATGTATGAGTTCCTCGACCGGTTCATAAGCGCGGCCCTCCCCCGCATTCGCGACTTCAAGGGCGTGCCGTCCAAGTCGTTCGACGGTAGAGGCAACTATACGATGGGGATAAGGGAACAGGTGATATTCCCGGAGATCGAAATCGACAAAGTGGACTCGATTCACGGTATGGATATCGTGATCGTCACGACGGCAAAGACCGATGAAGAGGGCAGGGCACTGCTCGGTCATCTCGGCATGCCCTACAGAAAGTAG
- a CDS encoding type Z 30S ribosomal protein S14 gives MAKKSLIAKAARKPKFKVRAYHRCPLCGRSRGYLRKFDMCRICFRNRALKGEVPGVVKASW, from the coding sequence ATGGCAAAGAAGTCGTTGATAGCGAAAGCAGCCAGGAAGCCGAAGTTTAAAGTGCGCGCATACCACCGGTGTCCTTTATGTGGGCGCTCCCGCGGCTATCTCAGGAAATTCGACATGTGCAGGATCTGCTTCAGAAACAGGGCGCTCAAGGGGGAGGTCCCCGGCGTTGTGAAGGCAAGCTGGTAA
- the rpsH gene encoding 30S ribosomal protein S8, with product MMTDPIADMLTRIRNASRAKHEKVDIPSSKLKIEIAKILKDEGYVKNVKLVKDRRQGIIRVYLKYTDEEMPVIQGLRRVSKPGCRVYTANKAIPRVRAGLGTAILSTPKGIQTGKQAKKDNVGGEVLCHVW from the coding sequence ATGATGACCGATCCGATAGCGGACATGCTCACGCGCATCCGCAACGCCAGTAGGGCGAAACATGAGAAGGTAGATATCCCGTCTTCGAAACTCAAGATAGAGATCGCGAAGATTCTGAAGGATGAGGGATATGTCAAGAATGTGAAGCTGGTGAAAGACCGCAGGCAGGGAATCATCCGCGTCTACCTCAAATATACGGATGAAGAGATGCCCGTCATCCAGGGCTTGAGGCGGGTCAGCAAGCCCGGCTGCCGAGTGTATACCGCCAACAAGGCCATTCCGAGGGTCCGGGCAGGGCTGGGCACCGCCATTCTCTCAACGCCGAAGGGGATCCAGACCGGAAAGCAGGCGAAGAAGGACAACGTGGGCGGAGAAGTGCTCTGCCACGTCTGGTGA
- the rplF gene encoding 50S ribosomal protein L6 has translation MSRVGKKPIEMPAGVDAKLETGKVTVKGPLGEISQQVNPKITVKKENNHLVVQRPSDQKIYRELHGLTRNLIANMVAGVSKGYEKTLEISGVGFKAQAQGSNLMLNLGFSHPIVYPIPKGIKATVDAKQTTITLKGVDKQLIGQIAANLRSLKKPEPYKGKGIKYGGEVIHRKEGKAGKGGK, from the coding sequence ATGTCCAGGGTTGGGAAAAAACCGATAGAGATGCCGGCCGGGGTCGATGCGAAGCTCGAAACCGGAAAAGTAACGGTGAAGGGGCCGCTGGGTGAGATCAGTCAGCAGGTGAACCCGAAGATCACGGTCAAGAAGGAAAACAATCACCTTGTGGTTCAGCGGCCGTCGGACCAGAAGATCTACCGTGAACTGCACGGATTGACCAGAAACCTCATTGCGAATATGGTGGCCGGTGTCAGCAAAGGCTATGAAAAGACCCTCGAGATAAGCGGTGTGGGGTTCAAGGCTCAGGCGCAGGGCAGCAATCTTATGCTCAACCTCGGCTTTTCTCATCCGATCGTGTATCCGATTCCCAAGGGTATCAAGGCTACCGTCGATGCGAAGCAGACGACCATAACGCTGAAAGGCGTTGACAAGCAGCTCATCGGACAGATAGCGGCGAACCTGAGGAGCCTCAAGAAGCCGGAACCCTATAAGGGGAAGGGCATCAAGTACGGAGGCGAGGTCATTCACCGCAAGGAAGGCAAAGCAGGCAAGGGCGGCAAATAA
- the rplR gene encoding 50S ribosomal protein L18: protein MAIRKVEARKRRHERIRKNVFGTAAKPRLTVFKSLSHIYAQLIDDSNGRTLISASSTEKTVAAGMKHCGNVDAAKKVGANIAERALGKNIKDVVFDRSGYQYHGCIKALADAAREKGLNF, encoded by the coding sequence GTGGCAATCAGGAAAGTGGAAGCCAGAAAACGCAGGCATGAAAGAATACGCAAGAACGTGTTTGGCACGGCGGCGAAGCCCCGGTTGACCGTCTTTAAAAGTCTGAGCCATATCTATGCGCAGCTGATAGACGATTCCAACGGAAGAACACTTATCTCGGCATCGTCAACGGAAAAGACCGTCGCTGCAGGTATGAAGCATTGCGGCAACGTAGATGCAGCCAAAAAAGTCGGCGCGAACATAGCCGAGCGGGCATTGGGCAAGAACATCAAGGATGTTGTGTTCGACCGCAGTGGCTACCAGTATCACGGTTGTATCAAGGCGCTGGCGGATGCGGCGCGTGAAAAAGGTCTGAATTTTTAG
- the rpsE gene encoding 30S ribosomal protein S5 has protein sequence MAERYQKREEEGDGLKDKLVYLNRVAKVVKGGKRFNFSALVVVGDGHGKIGVGKGKAAEAPVAIKKAVERAKKNMVPVSLKGDTIPHEVLGHYGAGKVLLKPASEGTGLIAGGASRSVLEVAGVRNVLCKSLGSSNPHNVVSATIDGLTKLRSAEQVAALRGKSVEELG, from the coding sequence GTGGCAGAGCGATACCAGAAACGGGAAGAAGAAGGCGACGGCCTGAAGGATAAACTGGTCTACTTGAACAGGGTCGCCAAGGTCGTGAAGGGCGGCAAGCGGTTCAATTTCAGCGCTCTGGTTGTTGTCGGGGACGGCCACGGCAAGATAGGCGTCGGCAAGGGCAAGGCCGCAGAGGCTCCCGTTGCCATCAAGAAGGCGGTGGAGCGGGCCAAGAAGAACATGGTCCCGGTGTCGCTGAAGGGCGACACGATTCCCCACGAGGTGCTCGGACATTACGGCGCGGGAAAGGTGTTGCTGAAGCCGGCCTCGGAAGGTACGGGTTTGATCGCAGGCGGTGCGAGCCGGTCCGTGCTTGAAGTTGCCGGTGTACGGAATGTGCTGTGCAAATCGCTGGGATCCAGCAACCCGCACAATGTCGTGAGCGCTACGATCGATGGTCTTACAAAATTGAGAAGCGCCGAGCAGGTGGCCGCGCTTCGGGGCAAGTCCGTAGAGGAGCTCGGATAG
- the rpmD gene encoding 50S ribosomal protein L30, with protein sequence MAKTDGKKLKITLVKSGIARPGKHKVVLIGLGLRKLNHSVVRVDTPEIRGMINKVSHLLKVEESQ encoded by the coding sequence ATGGCAAAGACTGACGGGAAAAAACTCAAGATCACCCTGGTCAAGAGCGGCATCGCGCGGCCGGGAAAACACAAGGTCGTTCTGATCGGACTGGGCCTTCGCAAACTGAATCATTCGGTCGTACGGGTTGATACGCCGGAGATACGGGGAATGATCAACAAGGTTTCGCACCTGCTGAAGGTTGAGGAATCGCAGTAG
- the rplO gene encoding 50S ribosomal protein L15: MRLEELKPKEGSTKKAKRVGRGPGSGSGKTAGKGHKGQKARSGGVKGAGFEGGQMPLQRRIPKRGFTNIFRKEYAIVNISDLAAISTSDTVTPELLKQNGMINSIKDGLKVLGTGELKTKLTVRAHKFSKSAVDKIQAAGGKAEVI; the protein is encoded by the coding sequence ATGAGACTGGAAGAACTAAAGCCTAAAGAAGGTTCTACAAAAAAGGCAAAACGAGTGGGTCGCGGTCCCGGTTCGGGTTCCGGGAAGACGGCGGGAAAAGGGCACAAGGGCCAGAAAGCCCGTTCAGGCGGCGTGAAGGGTGCCGGCTTTGAAGGCGGACAGATGCCGCTGCAGCGCCGGATTCCGAAGAGAGGCTTCACGAACATATTCCGGAAAGAGTACGCCATCGTGAACATCAGCGACTTGGCTGCCATAAGCACGAGCGATACGGTCACTCCCGAACTGCTGAAGCAGAACGGAATGATCAACAGCATCAAGGATGGGCTCAAGGTGCTGGGCACGGGAGAACTGAAGACCAAGCTTACCGTTCGGGCGCACAAGTTCAGCAAGAGCGCTGTGGACAAGATCCAGGCCGCCGGCGGAAAGGCCGAGGTGATTTAA